A part of Fusarium graminearum PH-1 chromosome 3, whole genome shotgun sequence genomic DNA contains:
- a CDS encoding aldehyde dehydrogenase, whose amino-acid sequence MAEITITGAGGRKIQIPTGLFINNRFIPSTTSETLTTENPTTNTPLGQVSAAQPSDVDAAVSSSKEALKTWKTSQPAERRRLLNRLADLIERDARELASIEAIDAGMLFNMSLGFCIVQAVETLRYFAGWADKIDGQSLEFDQGLAYTKREPIGVCAAVVPWNTPLLITAWKLGPALAAGNTLIIKTPELAPLYGQKLAQLVLEAGFPPGVVNIITGLGPVAGQALADHHQVRKISFTGSLAVGRTILVSAAKSNLKRVTLELGGKGPSIIFNDANFENALAFATAGITMHNGQICAAGSRIYVQADVYDRFVSEFAAKTRDAVMGDPLLDDTVKGPVISSTQKNRIMEYITKAKSEGIELLHGSAEPDSKGNFVPNTAFINVSPTATIMREEVFGPVASFAKFKTEEEVISLANDNEYGLAAAVFTNDISRAVRVSDQIEVGIVFVNTWGSISANSPFGGIKQSGFGRENGTDALNDWTQVKCVKINVFNL is encoded by the exons ATGGCAGAAATTACCATCACTGGCGCCGGCGGTCGCAAGATCCAAA TCCCAACCGGTCTCTTTATCAACAATAGATTCATCCCTTCCACTACCTCTGAAACCCTCACGACCGAAAaccccaccaccaacaccccCCTCGGTCAGGTCTCAGCCGCCCAACCCTCCGATGTCGACGCCGcagtctcttcttccaaggaagctctcaagacatggaagactAGCCAGCCTGCCGAGCGACGAAGGTTGCTCAACAGACTAGCTGATCTTATTGAGCGAGATGCTCGAGAGCTGGCTTCAATTGAAGCAATTGACGCTGGCATGTTGTTCAACATGTCACTTGGCTTCTGCATTGTCCAAGCTGTCGAGACACTTCGATACTTTGCAGGATGGGCAGACAAGATTGATGGACAGTCATTAGAATTTGACCAAGGATTGGCGTACACCAAGCGAGAGCCTATCGGCGTTTGTGCTGCAGTTGTGCCATGGAACACTCCCCT TCTGATAACCGCATGGAAGCTCGGTCCAGCCCTCGCAGCTGGAAATACTCTCATCATAAAGACCCCCGAGCTAGCTCCCCTCTACGGTCAGAAGCTAGCCCAACTCGTCCTCGAAGCTGGCTTCCCACCAGGTGTGGTCAACATCATAACCGGTCTGGGCCCGGTAGCAGGCCAAGCCCTCGCCGATCATCACCAAGTCCGCAAGATTTCCTTCACTGGTAGTCTGGCTGTCGGACGGACGATCCTTGTCAGCGCGGCAAAGTCGAACCTCAAGAGAGTCACGCTTGAATTAGGCGGTAAAGGTCCAAGCATCATTTTTAACGATGCTAATTTCGAGAATGCTCTTGCCTTTGCGACGGCAGGAATCACAATGCACAATGGACAGATCTGCGCGGCTGGAAGTCGCATTTATGTCCAGGCAGATGTCTACGACCGTTTCGTTTCTGAGTTTGCGGCCAAGACGAGGGATGCTGTCATGGGCGACCCTCTTCTCGACGATACAGTCAAGGGTCCTGTTATCAGCTCTACTCAAAAGAATAGAATCATGGAATacatcaccaaagccaagagcGAAGGAATTGAACTCTTGCACGGATCAGCCGAACCCGACAGCAAGGGCAACTTTGTTCCCAACACTGCCTTTATCAACGTCTCGCCCACGGCAACCATCATGCGCGAAGAGGTTTTTGGACCGGTCGCTAGCtttgccaagttcaagacgGAGGAGGAAGTCATCTCACTAGCCAACGATAACGAATATGGTTTGGCGGCTGCGGTCTTTACGAATGATATCAGCAGGGCTGTCAGGGTGTCTGATCAGATTGAGGTGggcattgtctttgtcaataCCTGGGGCAGTATCAGTGCAAATAGTCCATTTGGAGGTATAAAACAGAGTGGATTCGGCAGGGAGAATGGTACTGATGCGCTTAATGATTGGACGCAGGTCAAGTGTGTCAAGATTAATGTTTTCAACTTGTGA